The Humulus lupulus chromosome 4, drHumLupu1.1, whole genome shotgun sequence genome has a window encoding:
- the LOC133830439 gene encoding aminoaldehyde dehydrogenase 2, peroxisomal, with the protein MAIPIPSRQLFIDGQWKEPVLKKRISIINPATEEIIGDIPAATAEDVELAVAAARKALSRNKGADWSSAPGAVRAKYLRAIAAKMTERKEVLAKYEAIDCGKPLDEAAWDMDDVAGCFEYYADLAEGLDAKQKAPVSLPMDTFKSYVLKEPIGVVGLITPWNYPLLMATWKVAPALAAGCAAILKPSELASVTCLELADICQEVGLPAGVLNILTGLGPEAGAPLAIHPHVDKIAFTGSTATGSKIMASAAQLVKPVSLELGGKSPIVIFDDVDLDKAAEWTAFGCFWTNGQICSATSRLIVHESIAAEFLDKLVKWMKNIKISDPLEEGCRLGPAVSGGQYEKVLKFISTAKSEGAKILCGGGRPEHLKKGFFVEPTLISDVTTSMQIWREEVFGPVLCVKTFSTEDEAIELANDTHYGLGAAVISKDLERCERLTKAFQAGIVWINCSQPCFCQAPWGGNKRSGFGRELGEWGLDNYLSVKQVTQYISDEPWGWYKSPSRL; encoded by the exons ATGGCGATTCCGATACCCAGTAGGCAGCTCTTCATCGATGGTCAATGGAAAGAGCCAGTCTTGAAGAAGCGAATCTCCATCATCAACCCTGCCACTGAAGAAATCATCG GTGACATTCCGGCAGCTACGGCAGAAGATGTGGAGCTTGCTGTGGCTGCTGCCCGAAAAGCCCTTTCTAGGAACAAGGGCGCGGACTGGTCTTCAGCACCTGGAGCTGTTCGTGCCAAGTACCTACGTGCTATTGCTGCCAAG ATgacagagagaaaagaagtgcTAGCAAAATATGAAGCAATTGATTGTGGAAAGCCATTGGACGAAGCAGCATGGGACATG GATGATGTTGCAGGGTGTTTTGAGTACTATGCTGACCTTGCCGAAGGTTTGGATGCAAAGCAAAAGGCACCTGTTTCTCTTCCGATGGACACATTCAAAAGTTACGTACTTAAAGAACCTATTGGAGTTGTTGGGTTGATCACACCATG GAACTACCCTTTATTGATGGCTACATGGAAGGTAGCTCCTGCCTTGGCTGCTGGATGTGCTGCAATTCTAAAGCCATCTGAATTGGCATCTGT AACTTGTTTGGAGCTTGCTGATATTTGTCAAGAGGTGGGTCTCCCCGCTGGTGTCCTTAATATTTTGACCGGGTTAGGACCTGAAGCTGGCGCACCTTTGGCAATTCATCCCCATGTCGATAAG ATTGCATTTACTGGAAGCACTGCCACTGGCAGTAAAATTATGGCATCTGCAGCTCAATTGGTCAAG CCTGTTTCACTGGAGCTTGGTGGAAAAAGCCCCATTGTCATCTTTGATGATGTCGACCTTGACAAAG CTGCTGAATGGACTGCCTTTGGTTGCTTCTGGACAAATGGTCAGATTTGCAGTGCAACATCTCGTCTTATAGTGCAT GAAAGCATTGCAGCTGAATTCTTGGACAAACTTGTAAAATGGATGAAAAACATAAAGATCTCAGATCCTCTGGAAGAAGGTTGCCGGCTTGGCCCTGCTGTTAGCGGAGGGCAG TATGAAAAAGTGTTGAAGTTTATCTCAACAGCTAAGAGTGAAGGTGCAAAAATTTTGTGTGGTGGTGGTCGTCCTGAG CATCTAAAGAAAGGGTTCTTCGTAGAACCAACCCTCATTAGTGATGTGACCACCTCCATGCAAATTTGGAGAGAAGAAGTATTTGGACCTGTTCTGTGTGTGAAAACATTTTCTACTGAAGATGAAGCCATTGAATTAGCAAATGACACGCA CTATGGCTTAGGTGCTGCTGTGATTTCAAAGGATCTAGAAAGATGTGAGCGCTTAACTAAG GCTTTTCAAGCAGGAATTGTGTGGATCAATTGCTCACAACCATGCTTCTGTCAGGCTCCATGGGGAGGCAACAAACGTAGTGGTTTTGGGCGTGAACTTGGAGAATG GGGACTTGATAACTACTTGAGCGTGAAGCAGGTTACTCAATACATCTCTGATGAACCTTGGGGCTGGTACAAGTCTCCTTCGAGGCTGTGA